One segment of Curtobacterium poinsettiae DNA contains the following:
- a CDS encoding glutamate synthase subunit beta, with protein sequence MADPKGFLKVQERELPPRRPVPVRLMDWKEVYEQQESGVLKRQAGRCMDCGVPFCHQGCPLGNLIPEWNDLTWRGEGRQAIERLHETNNFPEFTGRLCPAPCESSCVLGINQPPVTIKQVEVSIIDQAFQNGWVTPHPPERLTGKTVAVVGSGPAGLAAAQQLTRAGHTVAVYERDDRIGGLLRYGIPDFKMEKRQIDARLAQMQAEGTRFRAGVEIGKDITWDDLKSRYDAVVVATGATVPRDLPIPGRDLEGVHFAMDYLVQQNKANAGTTVDNQITAEGKHVVVIGGGDTGADCIGTAHRQGALSVTNLAIGKQPPLERPSDQPWPMFPTVFEITSAHEEGGERHFLASTVEFLSNDAGEVRALRVAETEYLDGRRVPKAGSEREIPADLVLIAMGFTGPESDTIEPQLGLPTTVSGALDRRADYATNEAGVFVAGDAGRGQSLIVWAIAEGRAAAAQVDEYLEGSTILPAPVKATDRAISV encoded by the coding sequence GTGGCTGACCCCAAGGGATTCCTGAAGGTCCAGGAACGCGAACTGCCGCCCCGGCGACCCGTGCCCGTGCGGCTCATGGACTGGAAAGAGGTCTACGAGCAGCAGGAGTCCGGTGTCCTGAAGCGCCAGGCCGGCCGCTGCATGGACTGCGGCGTGCCGTTCTGCCACCAGGGCTGCCCGCTCGGCAACCTGATCCCGGAGTGGAACGACCTGACCTGGCGCGGTGAGGGCCGGCAGGCGATCGAGCGCCTGCACGAGACGAACAACTTCCCGGAGTTCACGGGTCGGCTCTGCCCGGCACCGTGCGAGTCGTCGTGCGTGCTCGGCATCAACCAGCCCCCGGTGACGATCAAGCAGGTCGAGGTCTCGATCATCGACCAGGCGTTCCAGAACGGCTGGGTCACCCCGCACCCGCCGGAGCGCCTGACGGGCAAGACCGTCGCCGTCGTGGGCTCCGGCCCCGCCGGCCTCGCCGCCGCGCAGCAGCTCACGCGTGCCGGCCACACGGTCGCCGTCTACGAGCGGGACGACCGCATCGGCGGCCTGCTCCGCTACGGCATCCCGGACTTCAAGATGGAGAAGCGCCAGATCGACGCGCGCCTCGCCCAGATGCAGGCCGAGGGCACCCGGTTCCGTGCCGGGGTCGAGATCGGCAAGGACATCACCTGGGACGACCTGAAGTCGCGCTACGACGCGGTCGTCGTCGCCACCGGTGCCACGGTGCCGCGCGACCTCCCGATCCCCGGGCGCGACCTCGAGGGCGTGCACTTCGCCATGGACTACCTGGTCCAGCAGAACAAGGCGAACGCGGGCACGACGGTCGACAACCAGATCACGGCCGAGGGCAAGCACGTCGTCGTCATCGGCGGTGGCGACACCGGCGCGGACTGCATCGGCACCGCCCACCGCCAGGGCGCGTTGAGCGTGACGAACCTGGCGATCGGCAAGCAGCCGCCGCTCGAGCGTCCGTCCGACCAGCCGTGGCCGATGTTCCCGACCGTGTTCGAGATCACGAGCGCCCACGAAGAGGGCGGCGAGCGGCACTTCCTCGCCTCCACCGTCGAGTTCCTGTCGAACGACGCCGGCGAGGTCCGTGCGCTGCGGGTCGCCGAGACCGAGTACCTCGACGGCCGACGGGTCCCGAAGGCGGGCAGCGAGCGGGAGATCCCGGCCGACCTCGTCCTCATCGCGATGGGCTTCACCGGCCCCGAGTCGGACACGATCGAGCCGCAGCTCGGTCTGCCGACGACGGTCTCCGGGGCGCTCGACCGCCGTGCCGACTACGCGACCAACGAGGCCGGGGTGTTCGTCGCCGGCGACGCGGGTCGTGGGCAGTCGCTCATCGTCTGGGCGATCGCCGAGGGCCGTGCCGCGGCCGCACAGGTCGACGAGTACCTCGAGGGCTCCACGATCCTGCCGGCACCGGTCAAGGCGACCGACCGGGCGATCTCCGTCTGA
- the trpA gene encoding tryptophan synthase subunit alpha, producing the protein MTTNRSVATTIDTANAERAGAVVGYLPAGYPNLQTSVDAAVALAENGVDVIEFGLPYSDPVMDGPVIQRAAEESLANGFRVAQVFDAVQQITERADVPVLVMTYWNPVLRYGVDRFADDLVAAGAAGLITPDLIPDEASAWTEASERTGLDRVFLAAPSSSDERMRQAVEASRGFVYAVSTMGVTGARVGVDVAARTVVSRLRDAGVERTCVGLGISTAEQVGEVLEYADGAIVGSAFVRALADLGVQGVADRAADLATGARRR; encoded by the coding sequence GTGACCACGAACCGGAGCGTCGCGACGACGATCGACACCGCCAACGCCGAGCGCGCCGGAGCCGTCGTCGGCTACCTGCCCGCCGGGTACCCGAATCTGCAGACCAGCGTCGACGCCGCCGTCGCCCTCGCCGAGAACGGCGTGGACGTCATCGAGTTCGGCTTGCCGTACTCCGACCCGGTGATGGACGGCCCCGTGATCCAGCGGGCGGCCGAGGAGAGCCTGGCGAACGGCTTCCGGGTGGCACAGGTCTTCGACGCCGTGCAGCAGATCACCGAGCGGGCCGACGTGCCGGTCCTCGTCATGACGTACTGGAACCCGGTGCTGCGCTACGGCGTGGACCGCTTCGCCGACGACCTCGTCGCCGCCGGTGCCGCCGGCCTCATCACGCCCGACCTCATCCCCGACGAGGCCTCCGCGTGGACCGAGGCCTCCGAGCGGACCGGGCTCGACCGGGTCTTCCTCGCCGCGCCGTCGTCCTCCGACGAGCGCATGCGCCAGGCGGTCGAGGCCAGCCGTGGGTTCGTGTACGCGGTCTCGACGATGGGTGTGACCGGTGCGCGGGTCGGCGTCGACGTCGCCGCACGCACCGTGGTGTCGCGACTGCGCGACGCCGGGGTCGAGCGCACGTGCGTCGGCCTCGGGATCTCGACGGCCGAGCAGGTCGGCGAGGTGCTCGAGTACGCCGACGGTGCCATCGTCGGGTCCGCGTTCGTCCGCGCGCTGGCCGACCTCGGTGTGCAGGGTGTCGCCGACCGTGCCGCCGACCTCGCCACCGGCGCCCGCCGCCGCTAG
- the gltB gene encoding glutamate synthase large subunit gives MALQPTQPSAPTSLVPPHRRFSAIPDATGMYDPANEKDACGLAMVATLRGTPGHDIVDAALGALRNLEHRGAVGSDAGTGDGAGILCQVPDEFLRAVVPFELPAAGEYAVGTAYLPLDDDARHAVKGAVERLAREEGLKVLGWREVPVRPEVLGTLARAAMPAFEQLFVASIRHDVHGASWSGIALDRQAFRLRKRAEHDNDLYFMSLSSRTMVYKGMVTTLQLEPFYPDLSDERFASKLAIVHSRYSTNTFPSWPLAQPFRTIAHNGEINTVRGNRNWMRARQSQLESELLGDMAPLLPIVSPGASDSASFDEVLELLTLTGRTLPHAVSMMVPEAWENQVGMDPDLRAFYEYHSMLMEPWDGPAAITFTDGSLVGATLDRNGLRPGRFLVTDDGLIVMGSETGVIDVPAAKVVRKGRLRPGRMFLVDTEAGRIIEDDEVKRELAASGPWGDWLEAGRINLNDLPEREHIVHTPASVTRRQRAFGYTEEEVRILLRPMAAAGAEPLGAMGSDTPIAVLSERPRLLFDYFTQQFAQVTNPPLDSIREQVITSMGMGLGPERNLLSAGPEHAKQITLDFPVIDNDQLAKVQHFETESGRHLTVTIKGLYRVDAGKKAMQKRIAAVCDEVDAAIESGKQFIVLSDRDGNSEQAPVPSLLLLAAVHHHLIRTEQRMKVGLIVEAGNVREVHHVATLIGYGASAINPYLAMETCENLVRAGMIPGITPEQAVKNVIKALGKGVLKIMSKMGISTVSSYAGAQAFEAVGLSQEFVDRYFTGTSSILGGVDIDVIAKENAERHAQAYPQDGAVLSHERLQIGGEYQWRRQGPPHLFNPDTVFRLQHATRARRYDIFREYSSAVDDQSEQLMTLRGLFRFKQGARKPIALDEVESIESIVKRFNTGAMSYGSISKEAHETLAIAMNRLGGRSNTGEGGEDVDRLLDPERRSAIKQVASGRFGVTSMYLTHATDIQLKMAQGAKPGEGGQLPPAKVYPWVARTRHATAGVGLISPPPHHDIYSIEDLKQLIFDVKRANPAARVHVKLVSQSGIGAVAAGVTKALADVVLVSGHDGGTGASPLNSLKHAGTPWEIGLAETQQTLMLNGMRDRVVVQVDGQMKTGRDVVVAALLGAEEYGFATAPLVVEGCILMRVCHLDTCPVGVATQNPELRKRFSGKPEFVVNFFEFIAQEVRELLAELGFRSLDEAIGQTDVLDVDRAVEHWKASGLDLAPVLKGPRFDDAEPRRHHREQDHELDQHFDVQLIQQTADVLDHGGSIALDLPIRNTERAVGTMLGHQVTLRHGEHGLPNGSIDVTLRGSAGQSLGAFLPAGITLRLIGDSNDYVGKGLSGGQIVVRPDAGSGFDPAENVIAGNVIGYGATQGSMFIRGIVGERFLVRNSGATAVVEGVGDHALEYMTGGLALILGETGRNLGAGMSGGTAYVRGLREEHVNTDALMSGELRLEALDSADVEIVTDLLTRHADETGSTLASDLLASGDLSDFVKVLPRDYAAVLETRRQAVDEGLDPDGDIVWNRIMEVTGG, from the coding sequence ATGGCGCTCCAGCCAACCCAGCCCTCGGCACCGACGAGCCTCGTGCCGCCGCACCGCCGCTTCTCCGCGATCCCGGACGCCACGGGCATGTACGACCCGGCGAACGAGAAGGACGCCTGCGGCCTCGCGATGGTCGCGACCCTGCGCGGCACGCCCGGTCACGACATCGTCGACGCGGCGCTCGGTGCGCTCCGGAACCTCGAGCACCGCGGTGCCGTGGGCTCCGACGCGGGTACCGGTGACGGCGCGGGCATCCTGTGCCAGGTGCCCGACGAGTTCCTCCGGGCCGTCGTGCCCTTCGAGCTGCCGGCAGCGGGGGAGTACGCCGTCGGTACCGCCTACCTGCCCCTGGACGACGACGCGCGCCACGCGGTGAAGGGTGCCGTGGAGCGGCTCGCCCGCGAAGAGGGCCTGAAGGTCCTCGGGTGGCGCGAGGTCCCGGTGCGTCCGGAGGTCCTCGGCACGCTGGCCCGTGCCGCGATGCCGGCGTTCGAGCAGCTGTTCGTCGCCTCCATCCGGCACGACGTGCACGGTGCCTCGTGGAGCGGCATCGCGCTGGACCGCCAGGCCTTCCGGCTCCGCAAGCGCGCCGAGCACGACAACGACCTGTACTTCATGTCGCTGTCGAGCCGCACCATGGTCTACAAGGGCATGGTCACGACGCTCCAGCTCGAGCCGTTCTACCCGGACCTCAGCGACGAGCGCTTCGCTTCGAAGCTCGCGATCGTGCACTCGCGGTACTCCACCAACACGTTCCCGTCGTGGCCGCTCGCGCAGCCGTTCCGGACGATCGCCCACAACGGCGAGATCAACACGGTGCGCGGCAACCGCAACTGGATGCGCGCGCGCCAGTCGCAGCTCGAGAGTGAACTGCTCGGCGACATGGCGCCGCTGCTGCCCATCGTGAGCCCGGGGGCGAGCGACTCGGCCTCGTTCGACGAGGTCCTCGAGCTGCTGACCCTGACCGGCCGGACCCTGCCGCACGCCGTGTCGATGATGGTGCCCGAGGCGTGGGAGAACCAGGTCGGGATGGATCCGGACCTCCGCGCGTTCTACGAGTACCACTCGATGCTCATGGAGCCGTGGGACGGCCCCGCCGCGATCACCTTCACCGACGGCTCGCTCGTCGGCGCCACCCTCGACCGCAACGGCCTGCGCCCCGGACGCTTCCTGGTCACGGACGACGGCCTCATCGTCATGGGCTCCGAGACGGGCGTCATCGACGTGCCGGCCGCCAAGGTCGTGCGCAAGGGCCGCCTGCGTCCGGGCCGGATGTTCCTGGTGGACACCGAGGCCGGGCGCATCATCGAGGACGACGAGGTCAAGCGCGAGCTCGCCGCCTCGGGGCCGTGGGGAGACTGGCTCGAAGCCGGCCGCATCAACCTCAACGACCTGCCGGAGCGCGAGCACATTGTGCACACCCCGGCCTCGGTCACCCGACGGCAGCGCGCGTTCGGGTACACCGAGGAAGAGGTCCGGATCCTGCTGCGCCCGATGGCGGCAGCGGGGGCCGAACCCCTCGGTGCGATGGGTTCGGACACCCCGATCGCCGTGCTGTCGGAGCGTCCGCGGCTGCTGTTCGACTACTTCACGCAGCAGTTCGCGCAGGTGACCAACCCGCCGCTCGACTCGATCCGCGAGCAGGTCATCACCTCGATGGGGATGGGGCTCGGTCCGGAGCGCAACCTGCTCTCCGCCGGCCCCGAGCACGCGAAGCAGATCACGCTCGACTTCCCGGTGATCGACAACGACCAGCTCGCCAAGGTCCAGCACTTCGAGACCGAGTCGGGTCGCCACCTGACCGTCACGATCAAGGGCCTGTACCGCGTCGACGCCGGCAAGAAGGCGATGCAGAAGCGCATCGCCGCCGTGTGCGACGAGGTCGACGCCGCGATCGAGTCCGGCAAGCAGTTCATCGTGCTGTCCGACCGCGACGGCAACTCCGAGCAGGCACCGGTGCCGAGCCTCCTGCTCCTCGCCGCGGTCCACCACCACCTGATCCGCACCGAGCAGCGGATGAAGGTCGGGCTCATCGTCGAGGCCGGCAACGTGCGCGAGGTCCACCACGTGGCGACCCTCATCGGGTACGGCGCCTCGGCGATCAACCCGTACCTGGCGATGGAGACCTGCGAGAACCTGGTCCGAGCCGGCATGATCCCCGGGATCACACCGGAGCAGGCCGTCAAGAACGTCATCAAGGCGCTGGGCAAGGGCGTCCTGAAGATCATGTCGAAGATGGGCATCTCCACGGTGTCCAGCTACGCGGGCGCACAGGCGTTCGAGGCGGTCGGGCTCAGCCAGGAGTTCGTCGACAGGTACTTCACGGGCACCTCGTCGATCCTGGGTGGCGTCGACATCGACGTCATCGCCAAGGAGAACGCCGAGCGGCACGCCCAGGCGTACCCGCAGGACGGCGCGGTGCTCTCCCACGAGCGGCTGCAGATCGGTGGCGAGTACCAGTGGCGCCGGCAAGGCCCGCCGCACCTGTTCAACCCGGACACGGTGTTCCGCCTGCAGCACGCCACCCGTGCTCGCCGGTACGACATCTTCCGCGAGTACTCGAGCGCCGTGGACGACCAGTCCGAGCAGCTCATGACGCTCCGCGGGCTGTTCCGGTTCAAGCAGGGCGCTCGGAAGCCCATCGCGCTCGACGAGGTCGAGTCGATCGAGTCGATCGTCAAGCGGTTCAACACCGGTGCGATGTCGTACGGGTCCATCTCGAAGGAGGCCCACGAGACGCTCGCCATCGCGATGAACCGACTCGGTGGCCGATCGAACACGGGCGAGGGTGGCGAGGACGTCGACCGGTTGCTCGACCCCGAGCGTCGCAGCGCGATCAAGCAGGTCGCCTCCGGCCGCTTCGGCGTGACGAGCATGTACCTGACGCACGCCACCGACATCCAGCTCAAGATGGCGCAGGGCGCGAAGCCCGGCGAGGGCGGGCAGCTGCCCCCGGCGAAGGTCTACCCGTGGGTGGCCCGCACCCGGCACGCCACCGCGGGCGTCGGGCTCATCTCGCCGCCGCCGCACCACGACATCTACTCCATCGAGGACCTCAAGCAGCTGATCTTCGACGTCAAGCGCGCCAACCCGGCCGCGCGCGTCCACGTGAAGCTCGTGAGCCAGTCCGGCATCGGTGCGGTCGCGGCCGGCGTGACGAAGGCCCTGGCCGACGTCGTGCTCGTGTCCGGCCACGACGGCGGCACCGGCGCGAGCCCGCTGAACTCGCTCAAGCACGCCGGCACGCCGTGGGAGATCGGCCTGGCCGAGACCCAGCAGACGCTCATGCTGAACGGCATGCGCGACCGCGTCGTCGTGCAGGTGGACGGGCAGATGAAGACCGGGCGCGACGTCGTCGTGGCCGCGTTGCTCGGGGCCGAGGAGTACGGCTTCGCCACCGCACCACTCGTGGTCGAGGGCTGCATCCTGATGCGCGTCTGCCACCTGGACACCTGCCCGGTCGGCGTCGCCACGCAGAACCCCGAGCTCCGCAAACGGTTCTCCGGCAAGCCCGAGTTCGTCGTCAACTTCTTCGAGTTCATCGCGCAAGAGGTCCGCGAGCTCCTCGCCGAGCTCGGCTTCCGCAGCCTCGACGAGGCGATCGGGCAGACCGACGTGCTCGACGTCGACCGTGCCGTCGAGCACTGGAAGGCCTCCGGGCTCGACCTCGCGCCGGTGCTCAAGGGACCGCGCTTCGACGACGCCGAACCGCGCCGCCACCACCGCGAGCAGGACCACGAGCTGGACCAGCACTTCGACGTGCAGCTCATCCAGCAGACCGCGGACGTGCTCGACCACGGCGGTTCGATCGCGCTCGACCTGCCCATCCGCAACACCGAGCGTGCCGTCGGCACCATGCTCGGCCACCAGGTGACCCTGCGACACGGCGAGCACGGTCTGCCGAACGGTTCGATCGACGTGACGCTGCGCGGTTCCGCCGGGCAGTCGCTCGGCGCGTTCCTGCCGGCGGGCATCACGCTGCGGCTCATCGGCGACAGCAACGACTACGTCGGCAAGGGGCTCTCCGGCGGCCAGATCGTCGTCCGTCCCGACGCCGGTTCGGGCTTCGACCCCGCCGAGAACGTCATCGCCGGCAACGTCATCGGGTACGGCGCCACCCAGGGCAGCATGTTCATCCGCGGCATCGTGGGTGAACGGTTCCTGGTGCGGAACTCCGGTGCCACAGCCGTCGTCGAGGGCGTGGGCGACCACGCGCTCGAGTACATGACGGGCGGGCTCGCGCTCATCCTCGGCGAGACCGGCCGGAACCTCGGTGCCGGTATGTCCGGTGGGACGGCGTACGTCCGTGGGCTCCGCGAGGAGCACGTGAACACCGACGCCCTGATGTCGGGCGAACTCCGGCTCGAGGCGCTCGACAGCGCCGACGTCGAGATCGTCACCGACCTGCTCACCCGGCACGCCGACGAGACGGGGTCGACGCTCGCGTCCGACCTGCTGGCGTCCGGAGACCTGAGCGACTTCGTCAAGGTGCTGCCGCGCGACTACGCGGCGGTGCTCGAGACACGCAGACAGGCCGTCGACGAGGGGCTCGACCCCGACGGTGACATCGTTTGGAACAGGATCATGGAGGTGACCGGTGGCTGA
- a CDS encoding HGxxPAAW family protein, producing MSNTEPAELGEGHSPAAWTAVVIMLIGFAAGTLFFWFDQPWGVWASAGVVLIGLIVGGVMKKAGYGVDGPKFVPKHHGE from the coding sequence GTGAGCAACACTGAGCCCGCAGAACTCGGCGAAGGCCACTCGCCGGCCGCCTGGACCGCCGTCGTGATCATGCTGATCGGATTCGCGGCAGGCACGCTGTTCTTCTGGTTCGACCAGCCGTGGGGCGTCTGGGCCTCCGCTGGCGTCGTCCTCATCGGCCTCATCGTCGGTGGCGTGATGAAGAAGGCCGGCTACGGCGTCGACGGTCCGAAGTTCGTCCCCAAGCACCACGGCGAGTAG
- the trpC gene encoding indole-3-glycerol phosphate synthase TrpC, whose protein sequence is MLETLVAGALEDAAARRVDRPYSDVERDVDRVASPLDALAFLSPGDRVKIIAEVKRASPSRGSMAAIADPAALAADYERGGASTISVLTEGRKFLGSLADLEAVKARVGVPVLRKDFIADPYQVIEARASGADVVLLIVAALEQARLVELHTLAEELGMRVLVEAHSGDEVTRGLDAGARILGVNARDLTDFSLDRDLFGSLADRIPDGVVRVAESAVSGPADVAHYRAAGADVVLVGEALVTGDDPAATLASFVDAADRA, encoded by the coding sequence GTGCTCGAGACCCTCGTCGCGGGCGCGCTCGAGGACGCCGCCGCCCGTCGTGTCGACCGTCCGTACTCGGACGTCGAACGCGACGTCGACCGGGTGGCGTCGCCGCTCGACGCCCTCGCGTTCCTCAGCCCGGGCGACCGGGTGAAGATCATCGCCGAGGTCAAGCGAGCCAGCCCGTCCCGCGGGTCGATGGCCGCGATCGCCGATCCTGCAGCCCTGGCCGCCGACTACGAGCGTGGCGGGGCCTCGACGATCAGCGTCCTGACCGAGGGGCGCAAGTTCCTCGGCAGCCTCGCCGACCTCGAAGCCGTGAAGGCTCGTGTCGGGGTGCCCGTGCTCCGCAAGGACTTCATCGCCGACCCGTACCAGGTGATCGAGGCCCGGGCGTCCGGAGCCGACGTCGTGCTGCTCATCGTGGCGGCGCTCGAGCAGGCCCGCCTGGTCGAGCTGCACACCCTGGCCGAAGAACTCGGCATGCGCGTGCTGGTCGAGGCGCACTCCGGTGACGAGGTCACGCGTGGCCTCGACGCCGGCGCCCGCATCCTCGGCGTCAACGCGCGGGACCTCACCGACTTCTCGCTGGACCGCGACCTGTTCGGGTCGCTCGCCGACCGCATCCCCGACGGGGTCGTGCGCGTCGCCGAGTCGGCGGTCTCCGGTCCGGCCGACGTCGCCCACTACCGAGCAGCGGGTGCCGACGTCGTCCTGGTCGGCGAAGCGCTCGTGACGGGGGACGACCCCGCCGCGACCCTGGCGTCGTTCGTCGACGCCGCCGACCGGGCCTGA
- the lgt gene encoding prolipoprotein diacylglyceryl transferase — protein sequence MPLLSIPSPSTAWQYFDLTAWLRDAFGWSLPLDFRIHAYAICILIGIVAAVVLANRRLNARGVERWIIIDIAIWAVPAGIIGGRLFHVFTHVSDYFGPGIDPLSFLYIWEGGLAIFGALILGSVGAWIGCRQVGLRFTSFIDAVVPGVLLAQAFGRLGNYFNQELFGMPTSLPWGLEIDSSNAAFPKGLPEGTLFHPTFLYEIIWNVLGVVVILFLARKFTLQWGKVLGLYLIWYGAGRSVLESIRVDTSETFSGVRTNVWVALAAVVIGILIFVVQSRRHTGKEPSPYLPGRGPRPASVVDSEDTFSEHDDDAADGVTSDEPVRPLADPVVGAPAPDDHRSRAAPPPAAAPDGLRHKRGPATSPADRATH from the coding sequence ATGCCCCTCCTGAGCATCCCGAGCCCGAGCACCGCCTGGCAGTACTTCGACCTGACCGCCTGGCTGCGCGACGCGTTCGGCTGGTCGCTGCCCCTCGACTTCCGCATCCACGCGTACGCGATCTGCATCCTGATCGGGATCGTGGCCGCGGTCGTCCTGGCGAACCGACGGCTCAACGCCCGTGGCGTCGAGCGCTGGATCATCATCGACATCGCGATCTGGGCCGTGCCCGCCGGCATCATCGGCGGTCGCCTCTTCCACGTGTTCACCCACGTGTCCGACTACTTCGGCCCCGGCATCGACCCGCTGTCCTTCCTGTACATCTGGGAGGGCGGGCTCGCCATCTTCGGGGCGCTCATCCTCGGTTCGGTGGGCGCGTGGATCGGCTGCCGCCAGGTGGGCCTGCGGTTCACGTCGTTCATCGACGCCGTGGTGCCGGGCGTCCTGCTCGCGCAGGCCTTCGGCCGCCTGGGCAACTACTTCAACCAGGAGCTCTTCGGCATGCCGACGAGCCTGCCCTGGGGCCTCGAGATCGACTCGAGCAACGCCGCGTTCCCGAAGGGCCTGCCCGAGGGCACGCTGTTCCACCCGACGTTCCTGTACGAGATCATCTGGAACGTCCTCGGCGTCGTCGTCATCCTCTTCCTGGCGCGCAAGTTCACGCTGCAGTGGGGCAAGGTCCTCGGTCTGTACCTGATCTGGTACGGCGCCGGACGCTCGGTGCTCGAGTCCATCCGCGTCGACACGAGCGAGACCTTCTCCGGCGTCCGCACCAACGTGTGGGTCGCCCTCGCCGCGGTCGTCATCGGCATCCTGATCTTCGTGGTGCAGAGCCGTCGGCACACCGGCAAGGAGCCGAGCCCGTACCTGCCGGGTCGCGGGCCCCGTCCGGCCTCCGTTGTAGACTCCGAGGACACCTTCTCGGAGCACGATGACGACGCAGCAGACGGCGTCACGAGCGACGAACCGGTCCGACCACTCGCTGATCCCGTGGTGGGAGCACCCGCTCCCGACGACCACCGGTCACGTGCAGCACCACCACCAGCAGCAGCACCAGACGGTCTCCGCCACAAGCGGGGCCCAGCAACCTCGCCGGCCGACAGGGCAACTCACTGA
- the trpB gene encoding tryptophan synthase subunit beta, with the protein MTSLRDLHGPYFGDFGGRFVPESLVLALDELEAAFRQAWADPAFRAELDELQRDYTGRPSIITEVPRFAKHAGGARVILKREDLNHTGSHKINNVLGQALVARRLGKTRLIAETGAGQHGVATATAAALFGMECVVYMGAVDTERQALNVARMRLLGAEVIPVETGSRTLKDAINDALRDWVANVESTHYLLGTVAGPHPFPEMVREFHKVIGEEARQQVLDRVGRLPDAVAACVGGGSNAMGIFEAFLDDESVALHGFEAGGDGVETGRHAASITLGREGVLQGAKSYLMQDEDGQTIESHSISAGLDYPSVGPEHAYLASIGRAEYQPITDTEAMEAFRLLSQTEGIIPAIESSHALAGAIKLGKELGPEGVVLVNLSGRGDKDVASASRYFGILDENAVQL; encoded by the coding sequence GTGACCTCACTCCGCGACCTGCACGGCCCCTACTTCGGCGACTTCGGCGGTCGCTTCGTCCCCGAGTCGCTCGTCCTCGCGCTCGACGAGCTCGAGGCCGCCTTCCGTCAGGCCTGGGCGGACCCGGCGTTCCGGGCGGAGCTCGACGAGCTGCAGCGCGACTACACCGGGCGCCCATCGATCATCACCGAGGTGCCGCGGTTCGCGAAGCACGCCGGTGGTGCCCGGGTCATCCTGAAGCGCGAGGACCTGAACCACACCGGGTCCCACAAGATCAACAACGTCCTCGGCCAGGCGCTCGTCGCCCGTCGGCTCGGCAAGACCCGCCTGATCGCCGAGACGGGTGCCGGCCAGCACGGCGTCGCCACCGCGACCGCTGCCGCTTTGTTCGGCATGGAGTGCGTCGTCTACATGGGCGCCGTGGACACCGAGCGACAGGCCCTCAACGTGGCCCGGATGCGCCTGCTCGGCGCCGAGGTGATCCCTGTCGAGACCGGTTCGCGCACCCTGAAGGACGCCATCAACGACGCCCTGCGCGACTGGGTCGCCAACGTCGAGTCGACGCACTACCTGCTCGGCACGGTCGCCGGTCCGCACCCGTTTCCCGAGATGGTGCGCGAGTTCCACAAGGTCATCGGCGAGGAGGCACGCCAGCAGGTCCTCGACCGCGTCGGGCGCCTGCCGGACGCCGTTGCGGCGTGTGTCGGTGGTGGTTCGAACGCGATGGGCATCTTCGAGGCGTTCCTCGACGACGAGTCCGTCGCACTGCACGGCTTCGAGGCCGGCGGCGACGGCGTCGAGACCGGCCGGCACGCGGCGAGCATCACGCTCGGTCGCGAGGGCGTGCTGCAGGGTGCGAAGTCGTACCTGATGCAGGACGAGGACGGCCAGACGATCGAGAGCCACAGCATCTCCGCCGGACTCGACTACCCGAGCGTCGGACCGGAGCACGCGTACCTTGCGTCGATCGGCCGTGCGGAGTACCAGCCGATCACCGACACCGAGGCGATGGAGGCCTTCCGCCTGCTAAGCCAGACCGAGGGCATCATTCCGGCGATCGAGTCCTCCCACGCCCTCGCCGGTGCCATCAAGCTCGGCAAGGAGCTCGGCCCCGAGGGCGTCGTGCTCGTGAACCTGTCCGGCCGGGGTGACAAGGACGTCGCGTCCGCCAGTCGCTACTTCGGCATCCTCGACGAGAACGCGGTGCAGCTGTGA